Proteins from a single region of Caloramator sp. E03:
- a CDS encoding ABC transporter permease, producing MDINLENMDKSLFEFVPQEEKNKNIVVRPSETYWQDAWRRLRENKVATISLVVLILLAMISFVGPYLCKYDYRTNDMNALNLAPNSEHWFGTDMLGRDLFVRVLYGTRISLAVGIVSAFINFVIGVIYGGISGYYGGSVDNIMMRIVDVLYSVPTVLYVILLMVVLGEASLSNIFIALGISYWVGMARIVRGQVLALKQQEFVLAAKALGAKNFRIILRHLIPNSMGPIIVTLTMSIPSAIFTEAFLSFIGLGVSAPMASLGVLCNDAIATYRTYPYQLFFPSLAICIIMLAFNLFGDGLRDALDPKMRK from the coding sequence ATGGATATAAATCTTGAAAATATGGATAAAAGTTTATTTGAATTTGTTCCTCAAGAAGAAAAGAATAAAAATATAGTTGTACGTCCAAGTGAGACCTACTGGCAGGATGCTTGGAGAAGGCTTAGAGAAAACAAAGTTGCAACTATTTCATTGGTTGTTTTAATATTACTTGCAATGATTTCCTTTGTTGGACCATATCTATGTAAGTATGATTATAGAACAAATGATATGAATGCACTAAATCTTGCACCAAATTCTGAACACTGGTTTGGAACAGACATGCTTGGAAGAGATCTGTTTGTAAGAGTTCTTTATGGTACAAGAATATCTCTTGCAGTTGGTATTGTTTCTGCATTTATAAACTTTGTTATTGGTGTAATATATGGTGGAATATCAGGATATTATGGAGGAAGCGTTGACAATATAATGATGCGTATTGTTGACGTGCTTTATAGCGTTCCTACGGTTTTATATGTAATACTTCTTATGGTTGTTTTAGGAGAAGCAAGCCTTTCTAATATATTTATTGCCCTTGGTATATCCTATTGGGTAGGAATGGCAAGAATAGTTAGAGGACAAGTTCTTGCATTGAAACAGCAGGAATTTGTACTTGCAGCAAAGGCACTTGGTGCAAAAAACTTTAGAATAATTTTAAGGCATCTTATTCCAAATAGTATGGGACCAATAATTGTAACGCTTACAATGTCAATTCCAAGCGCTATATTTACGGAAGCTTTCTTAAGCTTTATTGGGCTTGGAGTATCTGCACCAATGGCTTCCCTTGGTGTTTTATGTAATGATGCTATTGCAACGTATAGGACATATCCCTATCAGTTGTTTTTTCCTTCACTTGCAATATGTATTATAATGCTTGCGTTTAATCTATTTGGAGATGGGTTAAGAGATGCTCTTGATCCTAAGATGAGAAAGTAG
- a CDS encoding ABC transporter permease, translating into MLRYVVKRLVSCIVTMWVIATITFILMHAIPGGPFDKEKKIPPEIMKQIQARYNLDKPLWWQYQEYFKNLLKGDFGPSYRYIGRTVNDLIKDGFPISAQLGGVSVLVALLFGIPFGIISALNQGKWQDSFVMFLATIGITIPSFVLSTLLLYFLSFKLGLFPSMRWGTPRHFVLPAIALAATPTAFVSRLTRSSLLDVIRQDYIRTAKAKGIPDKIVVYKHALKNAILPVITYLGPLVAGILTGSFVVERIFSIPGMGRQFVESITNRDFTTILGLTIFDSFLLVVFNLLVDLLYVVFDPRIKLDN; encoded by the coding sequence ATGTTAAGATACGTAGTAAAAAGACTTGTATCCTGTATTGTTACTATGTGGGTAATAGCAACAATAACATTTATATTGATGCATGCTATCCCAGGTGGACCATTTGATAAGGAAAAGAAAATACCTCCTGAGATAATGAAACAGATTCAAGCAAGATATAATTTAGACAAGCCTCTCTGGTGGCAATATCAGGAATATTTTAAAAACCTTCTAAAGGGTGATTTTGGACCATCATACAGATATATAGGAAGAACTGTAAATGATCTTATAAAAGATGGATTCCCAATATCAGCACAGCTTGGAGGAGTTTCTGTATTAGTTGCACTTTTGTTTGGTATACCTTTTGGAATTATATCGGCATTAAATCAAGGAAAGTGGCAGGATAGTTTTGTTATGTTCCTTGCCACGATTGGAATTACTATACCAAGCTTTGTTCTTTCAACTTTACTTTTATATTTCTTGTCCTTTAAGCTTGGTTTATTTCCTTCAATGAGATGGGGTACTCCAAGACATTTTGTACTTCCAGCAATTGCTCTTGCAGCAACACCGACTGCCTTTGTATCAAGACTTACAAGATCAAGTCTTCTTGATGTTATAAGGCAGGATTATATAAGAACTGCAAAGGCAAAGGGTATCCCAGATAAAATAGTTGTTTATAAACATGCTTTAAAAAATGCAATATTACCAGTTATAACCTACCTTGGACCTTTAGTTGCTGGTATATTAACAGGAAGTTTTGTTGTTGAAAGGATATTCTCAATACCTGGAATGGGAAGACAGTTTGTTGAGAGTATAACTAATAGGGATTTTACAACTATTTTAGGACTTACTATATTTGATAGTTTCTTGCTTGTTGTATTTAATCTATTAGTTGATTTACTATATGTTGTATTTGATCCACGAATTAAGCTTGATAACTAG
- the ligA gene encoding NAD-dependent DNA ligase LigA, translating into MESIKKRIEDLRKEIEYHNYRYYVLDDPQISDFEYDKMLKELEKLEKQHPEFYDENSPTQRVGGVPLKEFKQVRHNIPMLSLQDVFSFEELRDWDRRVKGEVEAEYVVELKIDGLSVCLAYENGVLKTAATRGDGIIGEDVTLNVRTIKSVPLKIGYPYALEVRGEVYMPKDAFEKLNIQREEMEQPTFANPRNAAAGSLRQLDSSITAERKLDIFIFNVQRIEGKSFEKHSEALEFLKSLGFKVSPERIVCKNIDEVIENIEKLSQIRGELPFEIDGIVVKVNELNYREILGQTAKTPRWAVAYKFPAEKKKTKVKDIIVQVGRTGAITPTALLEPVRIAGSTVSRATLHNEDYIRQKDIRIGDSVIIQKAGEIIPEVVEVVFEDRDGDEVIFKMPSKCPECGGDVVREEGEAALRCTNISCPAQLKRSIIHFASRDAMNIEGLGPQIINLLMENNLIHDAADLYYLKFEDIVNLERMGKKSAQNLIDAIERSKGNDIDKFIFGLGIRYIGSKAAKNLAKYFKKIDNLLKSSYEELIQVEEIGDKMAQSIISFFKEEHNKNLIEKFKNAGINFELLEKEDNKNKIFEGLTFVLTGSLSRYTRKEAESIIESLGGKVSSSVSKKTNYVLAGEDAGSKLKKAQELQIKIISENEFEDMIRGVV; encoded by the coding sequence ATGGAAAGTATAAAAAAACGTATTGAAGATTTAAGAAAAGAAATAGAATACCATAACTATAGATATTATGTCTTAGATGATCCGCAAATCTCTGATTTTGAATACGATAAAATGTTGAAGGAACTTGAAAAATTAGAAAAACAGCATCCTGAATTTTACGATGAAAACTCTCCAACTCAAAGAGTTGGAGGAGTTCCATTAAAAGAGTTTAAGCAGGTTAGGCATAATATACCTATGCTAAGCCTTCAGGATGTTTTCAGCTTTGAAGAGCTTAGGGACTGGGATAGAAGAGTTAAAGGCGAGGTTGAGGCAGAATATGTAGTTGAACTTAAAATAGATGGATTATCTGTTTGCTTAGCTTATGAAAATGGAGTTTTAAAAACTGCTGCAACAAGGGGGGATGGAATAATAGGTGAGGATGTAACTTTAAATGTAAGAACGATTAAAAGCGTTCCATTGAAGATAGGCTATCCTTATGCTCTTGAGGTGAGAGGAGAAGTCTATATGCCTAAGGATGCCTTTGAAAAGCTTAACATTCAAAGGGAGGAGATGGAACAGCCTACCTTTGCAAATCCTCGAAATGCAGCAGCTGGTTCTTTAAGGCAGCTTGATTCAAGTATTACTGCTGAAAGGAAGCTTGATATTTTTATTTTTAATGTTCAAAGAATAGAGGGAAAAAGTTTTGAAAAGCATAGTGAAGCCTTGGAATTTCTGAAATCCTTAGGATTTAAAGTAAGTCCTGAAAGAATAGTTTGCAAAAATATTGATGAAGTTATTGAAAATATAGAAAAGCTTTCACAAATAAGAGGAGAGCTTCCATTTGAAATAGACGGTATAGTTGTAAAGGTAAATGAATTGAATTACAGAGAAATATTAGGACAAACAGCTAAAACTCCAAGATGGGCAGTTGCATATAAATTTCCTGCTGAAAAGAAAAAGACTAAGGTTAAGGATATAATAGTACAGGTTGGAAGGACTGGTGCGATAACTCCAACAGCACTATTAGAGCCTGTTAGGATAGCAGGATCTACTGTTTCAAGGGCAACGCTTCATAATGAAGATTACATAAGACAAAAGGATATAAGAATAGGAGATAGCGTTATAATACAAAAAGCAGGAGAGATAATACCAGAGGTTGTTGAGGTGGTATTTGAGGATAGGGATGGAGATGAAGTAATATTTAAAATGCCTTCAAAGTGTCCGGAGTGTGGTGGAGATGTTGTAAGAGAGGAAGGAGAGGCAGCTTTAAGATGTACAAATATATCCTGTCCAGCACAGCTTAAAAGGAGCATAATACATTTTGCTTCAAGGGATGCAATGAACATAGAAGGCCTTGGACCTCAAATAATAAACCTTCTTATGGAAAATAACCTAATTCATGACGCGGCAGATTTATATTATTTAAAATTCGAAGATATAGTAAACCTTGAAAGGATGGGGAAAAAATCTGCTCAAAACCTTATTGATGCTATAGAAAGATCAAAAGGAAATGACATAGATAAATTTATATTCGGGCTTGGGATAAGATACATAGGAAGTAAAGCTGCTAAGAACCTTGCAAAATACTTTAAAAAAATAGATAACTTATTAAAATCTTCTTATGAAGAACTAATCCAGGTTGAAGAAATTGGGGATAAAATGGCTCAAAGTATAATATCATTTTTTAAAGAGGAGCATAATAAAAATCTTATAGAAAAGTTTAAAAATGCAGGAATAAACTTTGAGCTTTTAGAAAAGGAAGATAATAAAAATAAAATATTTGAAGGCTTGACTTTTGTTTTAACAGGAAGCCTTTCTAGATATACAAGAAAAGAAGCAGAGAGCATAATTGAATCTTTAGGAGGAAAAGTTTCATCAAGTGTTTCAAAAAAGACAAACTATGTACTTGCAGGGGAGGATGCTGGAAGTAAGCTTAAAAAAGCTCAAGAATTGCAGATTAAAATAATTTCTGAAAATGAATTTGAAGATATGATTAGGGGTGTTGTATGA
- the pcrA gene encoding DNA helicase PcrA, which yields MDLSLLNKEQRQAVETLQGPLLILAGAGSGKTRVLTYRIANLIENGVYPGNILAITFTNKAADEMKERVINLVGDIAKNIWISTFHSACVRILRQDIEKIGYSKDFVIYDTSDQEKIIKECLKELNIDEKAMPPKDVLSKIGSFKDELIDADTYYKKYGMDFKTRNIANIYKLYQSKLEKSNALDFDDIIMLTVKLFKKYDDVLNYYRRKFRYILVDEYQDTNKAQYEFVNILAKEHRNLCVVGDDDQCLYSWRGAKIENILDFEKDYPDVKVIKLEQNYRCTKKILDAANYVIQNNEKRKPKRLWTENSQGENIKFYRAETGDQEAYFIVSEIKKLTDNGMSLKDFTVLYRTNAMSRSLEEAFVKAAVPYRVIGGLKFYDRKEIKDLMAYLKVINNPLDSISLERIINVPKRGIGQATIDRLKEYANSMDISLYYALLDIDSIEDINKRALNSIEKFISQMNYFIMSKDKMKVSDLIDEILNVTGYINELEKDNSKESKDRIENLKEFKSAAVEFEQISDDKSLSSFLERIALVSDQDELNLADAVTLMTLHTAKGLEFNVVFIAGMEEGIFPHFSARDDEDELEEERRLCYVGITRAKKLLYLTCAQSRLLYGRQMYNDVSSFIEEIPEDLIDEIRSQKPSFNRVYNYDDIRLSKAYYNNTVFSYSKNVGHQKKNIEYSVGLRVKHSVFGIGRIIAVKETSADKMITIDFEKVGIKNLLASVAPLEKI from the coding sequence ATAGATCTAAGCTTATTAAACAAAGAACAGAGGCAGGCTGTGGAAACTTTGCAGGGCCCCCTTTTAATTCTTGCTGGTGCAGGAAGTGGTAAAACAAGAGTTTTAACATATAGAATAGCGAATCTTATTGAAAATGGAGTATATCCTGGTAATATATTGGCAATTACTTTTACCAATAAGGCTGCTGATGAGATGAAAGAAAGGGTAATTAATCTTGTAGGCGATATAGCTAAAAATATCTGGATAAGTACCTTCCATTCTGCATGTGTTAGGATATTAAGGCAGGATATTGAAAAAATTGGCTACAGCAAGGACTTTGTTATATATGATACAAGCGATCAAGAAAAAATAATAAAAGAATGCTTAAAGGAACTTAATATAGATGAAAAGGCAATGCCTCCAAAGGATGTATTATCTAAAATAGGCTCCTTTAAAGATGAACTTATAGATGCTGATACATACTATAAAAAATATGGTATGGATTTTAAAACAAGAAACATTGCAAATATATATAAGTTATATCAGAGTAAGCTTGAAAAAAGCAATGCGCTGGATTTTGATGATATTATAATGCTTACGGTTAAGCTGTTTAAGAAATACGATGATGTTTTAAACTATTATAGAAGAAAGTTTAGATATATACTTGTTGACGAATATCAGGATACAAACAAAGCACAGTATGAATTTGTAAATATACTTGCAAAGGAGCACAGGAACCTTTGCGTTGTTGGCGATGATGATCAGTGTCTCTACTCATGGAGGGGTGCAAAAATAGAAAATATACTTGACTTTGAGAAAGACTATCCTGATGTTAAAGTAATAAAGCTTGAGCAGAACTATAGATGTACTAAAAAGATACTTGATGCTGCAAACTATGTAATACAAAATAACGAAAAGAGAAAGCCAAAGAGGCTTTGGACTGAAAATAGCCAGGGGGAAAATATAAAATTTTATAGGGCAGAAACAGGAGATCAAGAAGCATACTTTATTGTTAGTGAAATAAAAAAGCTTACAGATAATGGTATGAGTTTGAAGGATTTTACAGTTTTATATAGAACTAATGCTATGTCACGTTCACTTGAAGAGGCTTTTGTAAAAGCTGCTGTTCCATATAGGGTAATTGGAGGGTTAAAATTCTACGATAGAAAAGAAATAAAGGATTTAATGGCCTATCTTAAAGTAATTAATAACCCGTTAGATAGTATTAGCCTTGAGAGGATAATAAACGTTCCAAAAAGGGGGATTGGACAGGCAACTATAGATAGGCTAAAAGAATATGCAAACTCAATGGACATTAGCCTATACTATGCACTTTTAGATATTGATTCAATTGAAGATATTAATAAAAGGGCATTAAATTCAATAGAGAAGTTTATAAGTCAGATGAATTATTTTATAATGTCTAAGGACAAAATGAAGGTTTCTGATCTTATTGATGAGATATTAAATGTTACAGGATATATAAATGAGCTTGAGAAGGATAATTCTAAAGAAAGTAAGGATAGGATTGAAAATTTAAAAGAATTCAAATCTGCAGCTGTAGAATTTGAACAAATAAGCGATGATAAGAGCCTCTCTTCATTTCTTGAAAGGATTGCTCTTGTATCGGATCAGGATGAGCTAAATTTAGCTGATGCTGTAACTTTAATGACTCTTCATACAGCAAAAGGACTTGAATTTAACGTCGTATTTATAGCTGGTATGGAGGAAGGAATATTTCCTCACTTTTCAGCAAGGGATGATGAAGATGAGCTTGAGGAGGAACGAAGACTTTGCTATGTGGGTATTACAAGGGCAAAGAAGCTGCTTTATTTAACTTGTGCACAAAGTAGGTTACTTTATGGAAGACAGATGTATAACGATGTATCTAGTTTTATAGAAGAGATACCAGAGGATTTAATTGATGAGATAAGAAGTCAAAAGCCAAGTTTTAATAGAGTTTATAATTATGATGATATAAGATTATCAAAAGCATATTATAATAATACGGTTTTTTCATATTCAAAAAATGTTGGCCATCAAAAGAAAAATATTGAATATAGCGTAGGTTTAAGGGTTAAACATAGCGTATTTGGTATAGGTAGAATAATTGCAGTAAAAGAAACGTCAGCTGATAAGATGATTACAATAGATTTTGAAAAAGTAGGGATTAAAAATCTACTTGCATCAGTTGCGCCTCTTGAAAAAATTTAG
- a CDS encoding YerC/YecD family TrpR-related protein: protein MSAYESKLKCKDIDFLFEAILTLENLEDCYRFFEDICTVNEIKAMAQRLHVAKMLRERKTYIDIADTTGASTATISRVNRFYNYGNDGYKRVFERLKEKGKLNHID from the coding sequence GTGAGTGCTTATGAATCTAAACTCAAATGTAAGGATATAGATTTTTTGTTTGAAGCAATTTTAACTCTTGAAAACTTGGAAGATTGTTATAGATTTTTTGAAGATATATGTACTGTAAATGAAATAAAAGCTATGGCTCAAAGACTTCATGTTGCAAAGATGTTAAGAGAAAGAAAAACATATATAGATATTGCAGATACCACAGGAGCAAGCACAGCAACGATAAGCAGGGTAAACAGGTTTTATAACTATGGTAATGATGGATATAAGAGGGTATTTGAAAGATTAAAAGAAAAAGGAAAACTAAATCATATAGATTAA
- a CDS encoding patatin-like phospholipase family protein: MENYALVLGGGGAKGAYEVGVWKALRELNIPINIVTGTSVGALNGAMIVQGDFELVKDLWTSISFESIVKVERELVAMDEEKANILDRLSRIKDAISFGGFDVSPLRQLLNDIIDEKKIKESDIDLGIVTFSISDFKPLKIFKKDIPDGKLVDYLLASACFPAFKPQEIDNKKYIDGGVYDNIPISLALEKGAKKIIAVDISGPGITRLNGKKGADIIYIKNKDILGGVLEFDSEKAKINMEIGYYDTLKAFGKLKGNSYYIKPYQEEKKSKYEFIDKLEFEDLKKIYTFLGIDWNSKTAAPNKLILDVIIRTIRQYVDGKIDSSNIFPAMAEITAEQLEIDKKKTYTLDELIDEIIKKYEEIKNSDDFKQYVNNIKKLIMSRNQLEFDREIKKTLIEGKFLISYNTDFNDTDDRTKRFRRFIAVAFPKISIANMFISLLILNKNE; this comes from the coding sequence ATGGAAAATTATGCACTTGTTTTAGGTGGCGGAGGAGCTAAGGGGGCTTATGAAGTTGGTGTTTGGAAGGCCTTAAGAGAACTTAACATTCCAATTAATATAGTAACAGGTACTTCAGTAGGTGCACTAAATGGAGCTATGATTGTTCAGGGAGATTTTGAACTTGTAAAGGATTTATGGACAAGTATTAGTTTTGAAAGTATTGTTAAGGTTGAAAGAGAACTTGTAGCTATGGATGAGGAAAAGGCAAATATATTAGATAGGTTATCAAGAATAAAGGATGCGATAAGCTTTGGAGGGTTTGACGTATCCCCTTTAAGGCAATTACTTAATGATATTATAGATGAAAAAAAAATAAAAGAGTCAGATATTGATTTGGGGATTGTAACTTTTTCAATTAGTGATTTTAAGCCACTTAAAATTTTTAAAAAGGATATACCAGATGGTAAGCTTGTTGACTATCTTCTAGCAAGTGCCTGCTTTCCAGCTTTTAAACCTCAGGAAATAGACAATAAAAAATATATAGATGGTGGGGTTTATGATAATATACCAATTTCTCTTGCATTAGAAAAAGGCGCTAAAAAAATAATTGCTGTTGATATATCAGGTCCGGGAATTACGAGGCTAAATGGAAAAAAAGGTGCAGATATAATTTATATTAAGAATAAGGATATTTTAGGAGGAGTGCTTGAATTTGATTCTGAAAAGGCAAAGATAAATATGGAGATAGGATATTATGATACTTTAAAGGCCTTTGGAAAGCTGAAAGGGAATAGTTATTATATAAAGCCCTATCAAGAAGAAAAGAAAAGCAAGTATGAATTTATAGATAAACTTGAGTTTGAGGATTTGAAAAAGATATATACATTTTTAGGTATAGATTGGAATAGTAAAACAGCTGCTCCCAACAAACTTATTCTTGATGTAATAATAAGAACTATAAGGCAATACGTAGATGGAAAAATAGATAGCAGCAACATTTTTCCAGCAATGGCTGAGATAACAGCAGAGCAGCTTGAAATAGATAAGAAAAAAACATATACTTTAGATGAGCTTATAGATGAGATAATAAAAAAATATGAGGAAATTAAAAACAGTGATGATTTTAAACAGTATGTTAATAATATAAAAAAACTTATCATGAGCCGAAACCAATTGGAATTTGATAGGGAAATTAAAAAAACATTGATAGAAGGAAAATTTTTAATATCATATAATACAGATTTTAATGACACTGATGATAGAACTAAAAGGTTTAGAAGGTTTATTGCTGTTGCTTTTCCCAAAATATCGATTGCAAATATGTTTATATCGCTTTTGATATTAAATAAGAATGAATAG
- a CDS encoding lytic transglycosylase domain-containing protein: MKTEEIAKIMQIYMMQSAYIGSTDSSNDVSGMFSVILKNLLDKINSEVVENESKSSLGESDSNNKNINKNIFEAIKQASEKYNVEEDLIKAVIDVESSFNPLAVSSSGAQGLMQLMPSTQKMLGIQNPFDVLDNIEGGTRYLKTLLDAFSGNKELALAAYNGGIWRMKRLGVDTVDEIDKMPKETQDYVRKVMKEYKKY; encoded by the coding sequence ATGAAAACAGAGGAAATAGCTAAAATAATGCAGATATATATGATGCAAAGTGCTTATATAGGAAGCACTGATAGTAGTAATGATGTATCTGGAATGTTTTCTGTTATATTAAAAAATCTTCTTGATAAAATTAATAGTGAAGTGGTAGAAAATGAAAGTAAGAGCAGTTTAGGTGAAAGTGATAGTAATAATAAAAATATAAATAAAAATATTTTTGAAGCAATAAAACAGGCCTCTGAAAAATATAATGTAGAAGAGGATTTGATAAAAGCAGTAATAGATGTTGAATCCTCATTTAATCCTTTAGCTGTTTCAAGTTCAGGGGCGCAAGGTCTTATGCAACTTATGCCAAGTACGCAAAAGATGCTTGGAATTCAAAATCCATTTGATGTACTTGATAATATTGAAGGTGGAACAAGATATTTAAAAACTCTTCTTGATGCTTTTAGTGGTAATAAAGAACTTGCTCTTGCAGCATACAATGGAGGAATATGGAGAATGAAACGGCTTGGAGTTGATACTGTTGATGAAATAGATAAAATGCCAAAAGAAACTCAGGACTATGTAAGAAAGGTAATGAAGGAATACAAGAAATATTAA
- the purD gene encoding phosphoribosylamine--glycine ligase has translation MKVLVVGGGGREHAIAYKAALSENVEKVYCAVGNGGTALENKCINVELTKIDEICDFAEKEKIDITIVGPEAYLEAGIVDEFKKRGLRIFGPSKEAARLETSKAYAKYFMNKYGIKTAKCEVFDDYDSALDYAKNSTYPIVIKADGLAAGKGVVICRNFNEAQKTLKEFMIEDILKGSGKKVIIEEYLEGVEATILSITDGNVIIPFISSKDHKTIYEGNIGPNTGGMGVIAPNPYCSKEVLEDFESNILNPTLLGIQNEKLDYCGIIYFGIMITKKGVYLLEYNVRMGDPETQALLPLLKTDFIKLINSSIDKKLKDVKIEWIDGASCCIVASSKGYPGKYETGYEIKIEDNIKGKVFIAGATFLNGKLITSGGRVLSIVALGEDIEKARKTAYEEIKKIEFDGMYYRKDIGA, from the coding sequence ATGAAGGTTCTTGTTGTTGGAGGTGGAGGAAGGGAGCATGCTATAGCCTATAAGGCAGCATTAAGTGAAAATGTTGAGAAAGTTTATTGTGCTGTAGGCAATGGCGGTACTGCCCTTGAAAATAAATGTATAAATGTTGAATTGACTAAGATTGATGAAATATGCGATTTTGCAGAAAAAGAGAAAATAGATATAACCATAGTTGGACCTGAAGCCTATCTTGAGGCAGGAATAGTTGATGAGTTTAAAAAAAGAGGCCTTAGGATTTTCGGACCTTCAAAGGAAGCTGCAAGGCTTGAAACAAGCAAAGCTTATGCTAAATATTTTATGAATAAGTACGGAATTAAGACTGCAAAGTGTGAAGTATTTGATGATTACGATAGTGCTTTGGATTATGCAAAAAATAGCACATACCCAATAGTTATAAAGGCAGATGGGCTTGCAGCGGGTAAAGGTGTTGTAATATGCAGAAATTTCAATGAAGCACAAAAAACACTTAAAGAATTTATGATAGAAGATATATTAAAGGGTTCTGGTAAAAAGGTTATAATTGAAGAATACTTAGAAGGTGTTGAGGCTACTATTTTATCTATAACTGATGGAAATGTTATAATACCTTTCATATCCTCAAAGGATCATAAAACTATTTATGAAGGAAATATTGGACCTAATACAGGAGGAATGGGGGTTATTGCTCCAAACCCTTATTGCAGCAAAGAGGTTTTAGAGGACTTTGAAAGTAATATATTAAATCCGACACTTTTAGGAATACAAAATGAGAAATTAGATTACTGTGGGATAATATACTTTGGAATAATGATAACTAAAAAAGGAGTTTACCTTCTTGAGTATAATGTTAGAATGGGAGATCCTGAAACCCAGGCATTACTTCCTCTTTTAAAAACTGATTTTATTAAGCTAATAAACAGCAGTATAGATAAAAAATTAAAAGATGTTAAGATAGAATGGATTGATGGAGCTTCCTGCTGTATTGTTGCATCCTCAAAGGGTTATCCGGGTAAATATGAAACAGGTTATGAGATTAAAATAGAGGATAACATAAAAGGTAAAGTTTTTATAGCAGGGGCAACTTTTCTAAACGGGAAGCTCATAACAAGTGGAGGAAGGGTGCTATCTATAGTAGCCCTTGGGGAAGATATTGAAAAGGCAAGAAAAACTGCTTATGAAGAGATAAAAAAGATAGAATTTGATGGAATGTACTATAGAAAGGATATAGGGGCTTAG